The following proteins come from a genomic window of Nostoc sp. ATCC 53789:
- a CDS encoding M23 family metallopeptidase codes for MIIENSTSSSNKKLLGFDVKSLTANCLAINVLKGIFAVLPITLALPVDALQVKVTPTSPKLGDTLSVEINLNNPENGTNPTVATGNNTYPAFQIAPNQYRAFVPTTPLEKPGTRTLRVVGDGQVQNLAVNVLNRKFPVQRITLPPGKAGVDATEYELKRVAAFKALKTPEKYWNGVFLKPNAGRMSTTYGVRRYYNGTFAKDYYHRGLDYAGAAGSSVIAPAAGRVALVGRVSQGFRIHGNVVGIDHGQGVTSIFMHLSRINVKEGDLVKAGQLIGAVGSTGASTGPHLHWGLYVNGQSVDPTPWRTKVVN; via the coding sequence ATGATTATTGAGAATAGTACTAGTAGTTCAAACAAGAAGTTGCTCGGTTTTGATGTCAAAAGTTTGACAGCCAATTGCCTTGCAATAAATGTGTTGAAGGGAATATTTGCTGTTCTCCCTATCACCTTGGCATTGCCTGTAGATGCTTTACAAGTAAAGGTGACTCCAACTAGTCCTAAATTAGGGGATACACTCTCGGTAGAGATTAATCTAAATAATCCTGAGAATGGTACAAATCCAACAGTAGCGACTGGTAATAATACATACCCAGCCTTTCAAATTGCCCCCAATCAGTATCGGGCTTTCGTTCCCACAACTCCCCTAGAAAAACCTGGAACTAGAACACTTCGCGTTGTAGGGGATGGTCAAGTCCAAAACTTGGCAGTGAATGTGCTTAATCGCAAGTTCCCCGTACAACGCATTACTTTGCCACCTGGCAAAGCCGGAGTAGATGCCACAGAATACGAACTTAAGCGTGTAGCGGCTTTTAAAGCATTAAAAACACCAGAAAAGTATTGGAATGGAGTATTTCTGAAACCAAATGCAGGGCGAATGAGTACAACCTATGGTGTTCGTCGCTACTATAATGGTACATTTGCAAAGGACTACTATCATCGTGGTCTTGACTACGCTGGTGCTGCCGGTTCATCGGTGATTGCCCCAGCTGCTGGGCGAGTTGCTTTGGTGGGTAGGGTATCCCAAGGGTTTAGGATACACGGTAACGTAGTTGGCATTGACCACGGTCAAGGAGTAACCAGTATTTTCATGCACCTGAGTCGTATTAACGTTAAAGAAGGTGATCTTGTGAAAGCTGGTCAACTAATTGGTGCAGTTGGTTCAACAGGTGCTTCCACAGGTCCACATTTGCACTGGGGT
- a CDS encoding DevA family ABC transporter ATP-binding protein, which translates to MTSQPVISIKNLDHHFGNSSLRKQVLSNINLEINAGEIIIMTGPSGSGKTTLLTLVGGLRSAQSGSLQVLGRELCGASAEQLIQARRHNGYIFQAHNLHGSLTALQNVKMALELHKYLGLKNMLGRSAQMLEQVGLGNHLHYYPEKLSGGQKQRVAIARALVSHPQIILADEPTAALDSQSGRDVVNLMQKLAKEQSCTILMVTHDNRILDIADRIVDMEDGKLKSELTLSI; encoded by the coding sequence ATGACTAGTCAACCTGTGATCTCTATTAAAAATCTTGACCACCACTTTGGTAACAGTTCCCTCCGCAAGCAAGTTTTATCTAATATCAACTTAGAGATTAACGCCGGTGAAATTATTATTATGACCGGGCCCTCTGGTTCTGGAAAGACTACCTTGCTAACCTTAGTTGGTGGATTGCGTTCTGCCCAATCTGGTAGTTTGCAGGTGTTGGGGCGAGAACTTTGTGGTGCTAGTGCTGAACAATTAATACAAGCGCGACGGCATAACGGTTATATTTTCCAAGCACATAACTTACATGGGAGTTTAACGGCACTCCAAAACGTCAAAATGGCTTTGGAATTGCACAAATATCTTGGGTTAAAAAATATGCTAGGTAGGTCAGCCCAGATGTTAGAGCAGGTAGGATTAGGAAATCATTTACATTACTATCCTGAAAAACTATCTGGAGGACAAAAGCAACGAGTAGCGATCGCTCGCGCCTTAGTCAGTCATCCTCAAATAATCCTAGCGGATGAACCCACCGCCGCCCTTGACAGTCAATCAGGTCGGGATGTAGTCAATCTTATGCAAAAATTGGCAAAAGAACAAAGCTGTACCATCTTGATGGTTACTCATGACAACCGCATCCTTGACATTGCCGATCGCATCGTTGATATGGAAGATGGTAAGCTCAAGTCAGAATTAACGCTCTCAATCTGA
- the devC gene encoding ABC transporter permease DevC, with translation MGLIKQLRRRTPLGWLQLNHEKSRLLVALSGIAFADLLMFMQLGFQTALYDSNTRLHRSLQADIVLTSPQARNLPSLSTFSRRRLYQAMDIPGVKSAEPMYFNNTIWKNPQTHRETGVLVIGFNPDKPAFDLPDVNQQLQAIKLPDTVLFDRGARGDYQKAIAQIDQGKTLTTEIERRTITISGLFQVGASFGSDGNLITSDQNFLRLFSGRQSSSISLGLIKVKPGYDPKKVAASLKAYLRDDVKVLTHAEFIEFENNFWRTNSPIGFIFSLGVSMGFVVGVIIVYQVLSTDVNAHVREYATFKAMGYRNYYLLGVVLEESLILAALGFLPGLGVSLALYQLTRSATNLPMYMTAIRALQVLVLTIIMCTISGAIATRKLQATDPADMF, from the coding sequence ATGGGATTGATCAAACAACTGCGACGGCGAACCCCTCTAGGATGGCTGCAACTGAACCATGAAAAAAGCCGCCTCTTGGTGGCTTTGTCAGGTATTGCCTTTGCGGATCTTCTCATGTTCATGCAGCTGGGCTTTCAGACTGCGCTGTATGACAGTAACACCAGACTACATCGCAGTTTGCAAGCAGACATTGTTTTAACCAGTCCCCAAGCCCGTAACCTGCCAAGCTTGTCTACATTTTCTCGTCGGCGACTTTACCAAGCAATGGATATACCAGGGGTGAAGTCGGCAGAACCGATGTATTTCAATAACACAATCTGGAAAAATCCTCAAACACATCGTGAGACGGGGGTGTTAGTTATCGGGTTTAATCCAGATAAGCCAGCCTTTGACTTACCGGATGTTAACCAGCAATTACAGGCAATTAAGCTACCAGATACCGTTTTGTTTGATCGTGGCGCAAGAGGAGATTATCAAAAAGCGATCGCTCAAATTGACCAAGGGAAAACCCTAACTACCGAAATAGAACGGCGCACAATTACCATTAGTGGCTTATTTCAAGTGGGGGCTTCCTTTGGTTCTGATGGCAACCTGATTACTAGCGATCAAAACTTTTTGCGGCTATTTTCTGGGCGACAGTCAAGTAGTATCAGTCTAGGTTTGATTAAGGTAAAACCAGGCTATGACCCGAAAAAAGTGGCAGCAAGCTTGAAAGCCTACCTGAGAGATGATGTCAAAGTCTTAACCCACGCCGAATTTATTGAATTTGAGAACAACTTTTGGAGGACAAATTCTCCAATTGGCTTTATTTTCAGCCTAGGTGTATCAATGGGGTTTGTGGTAGGTGTAATTATCGTCTATCAAGTCCTTTCCACCGATGTTAATGCCCATGTTCGAGAATACGCCACCTTTAAAGCAATGGGATATCGCAATTATTACCTGCTGGGTGTGGTGCTTGAAGAATCGTTGATATTGGCAGCACTGGGCTTCCTCCCCGGATTGGGAGTGTCCTTAGCACTTTACCAACTGACTCGCAGTGCCACAAATTTACCCATGTACATGACTGCGATTCGGGCATTGCAGGTATTAGTGCTGACTATCATTATGTGTACAATTTCCGGTGCGATCGCCACCCGCAAACTTCAAGCCACCGATCCTGCTGATATGTTCTAA